TGTCATTGGCAGTGTCTCTTAGAGAACTGGCCCAGAGTGTAACGGTGGGTAGGGGGAGTGGGTGGGAGTTGGAGTGAGGCGGATCCCTGGGTTAGAGGGGCTTCAAGGAATTTGGAGGGCAGAGAAGGtgtaaagaagtaaaaataaaaaaagtcctGAAAGAAAGTTGTGCCATTTTGTGCCTTAGGCTGAGCTTACAAGACATTCTTTGCCACAAGAGTTTTGTTCCCTAGTCACGGAACAATGCCAATGGGAGATTTAAATTTCAGAGCTAAAACCATTCTAAGCTAGCTGCTGGTCACAAAAGGTCATCAGCATACCACACACATGTTCAGACCCCAAAAGATCTTTAACTCTTGAAAAAACAAGGCATGTCTTTCTAAAACATGGCTAGGCCAAAAGTAAGTGTGAAATATCCTGATGGAGCCTAACCCTCTCTGGGACCCTCAATAGTATAGGATCCCAGAACATTGTGACTTGAAGTCAATTCTTTCATTTCTATGGCCCACCCTCCATTTCAGGTTATGTGTCTAAGTCTCAATTCCATGTCTAGCATTTTAGATTCTTATATATCCGGTCCACTCTTGTAGTCCTTGCTAGGAACAAAATAAAGGAATACCAACAGATTGGTTAGAAATGGTCTTATTGTATAAAGCATCCTACAAAATTCATGCTTTTCAGTTTGAGATAAAATTTTCTAGGGAACCTTTGAAAGGTGAGGCTAAGCCGGCCAGGCACCACGTTCTTCCTGACCGTATCGTTCGGCTGTAGCCATCGCTTCCTCACTCAAAAGCCAGGCCTCTGGAGAGGACCCAACCTTGGGTGGGGATGAGGCCACAGACTCACGCCCAATTGTCTCCCGCCCCTTGTTATTGCCACAAAATCCTGAGGATGATCACCTTGTCGGGATGTCCTAGCCATTTTCCCAAACAATGACACACCCGCTCCAAAGAATGAGCTTGATGTTGGCCTCTGGAACCCCTCCCCTTCTGGCCCCCTGTTACCGTTGCGCTCAGGCCCTTGCCGCAGATGGTGGTCTTGTAGTCGCCAAAGATCTGCCTGACTGCGCCGGTGGTGTAGAAGCCCTCAGCCAGCAGGAGGGCCccataaaggaagaagaaagaggcagttCCATAGATGACATACTGGAAAGCATGAATCCTGCATTGACAGACAGAAAAGGTCAGACAACTGTATTCAGAGGGCACAGGTCTTCTTGTCTGTTAGTAAGGTAGATGCCTAGGTAGCTGGACATTTTTGAGAGGAACCACTAGGTTTCACCTGTGTTCCTTCACCTTTTCCTCGCTGAAGTAAATGAAGCCAGAGAATAGGTGGGCAAAAGCACGCgcttctcttccccttttctaGTCCTTGTTAGCCTGCATCCTAGAGAACCAGATTTGCCCCTCCTCGCCTGACCCTTCACAAGTGCTACTCCAAAGGAGAGATAAGCTAGACAAGCCGGGACATGCATGAAGAACTCTAGGAGTAGGGGCGACATCACTAAGCCTGAGTGCACGAAAACAGTGTCCGACCAAGACCAGGGCTTCACTCTGCCCCATCACTGGACCTCCACCTGCACTGTGGAGACAATTCCAGCAACACTAAACATACCGAGCAGAAATCGGACCCCATGTGAGCAAACACAGGGGAGTGAGAGGAGGCAGACCTCTTCTCTGAACCTGACAATATCCCCTCACTACAAGCTTCCAACATGGTGCGGGAGAATCTGTATGCAGAGGGATGGTCAGGAATTCCAGCTGGCTCTACATTGGTGCCCTCCTAGTTACTAAGATGCTGACGAGTTTGGTACCTCCAAGACAgggtgaggggaagagaagaCATGGGTCTGGGAGTGGGAAGGTACTCACACATTAATGAGATACTCATAGTCCTGGTAGTTTTTGGAGAAATAGGTCTCAATTAGCTTCTCTGTACCAGTGAGAGCTTCATGTCCACATCCACAGAACAGTGCCACTCCAAAGAAACACAATCCAGTAGCCACCAGGGAAGCAAAGGGGGCCCCCACCAGACATCTTGCACAGCACTCTAACAAGCCTAGGGAAGAAGGAGAGGCGGAGTGAGGTATGCATAACAGGTAACTCATGCACTCACACCCACTCCTGGGCCAAGCAGCCCGTGCTGCCAAGCACACGGAGTGGTTATCTGGGGAGTTCTAAAGGCGAACCTGCAGCTTTTAGCTTTTGGAATGTGAGATTGACCCAGAATCATTATTTTGTCTCATTCTTAAAAATGAACCCTTACCTTCAGAACACAGACTATATGGGCTTTTAAAGAGAATCAAATAATTCAAGTAACAATCCAGGGAGGTGATAAGATCgacccctcttttctttcttttggagtcCATTGACTTTGCTTCGTTAGTCACCAACTATGGAATAAATGTGCACAGCGCTGTCCATGGgagatgaaaacagaaaaggtACAAACTGCCAGATTGGAATCCCCACTTTActggagaaaaatgaatgaagtagGTGCAATATTTCCCACCAACAATCCCAGGAAACCAAGTAAATGGCTCCTGAGAGTAAATATATCTAGAATTTGAGAAGAAAGAGTGCCAACCATAGATGTCAGTATTTTCAGACACAATTTGAACCGCAAGAGCATTCCAGGTGGAAGGCAGAATGAAAACCGCATGTTTCTGGATATTCCCACACATGGATATTTGTTGTGAGGAATGCCAACTTCTTAGTCTAGATAGAAGGGAGTAacccagagaagaaagaaactggcACAGGACAGGGAAGGGTGCTTttgcacacaataataataaaaataataacagtaagaTTGCAGActcggggctggaaagatggcttggtggttaagagtgtgtTTGGTGCTCTTCCACAGAATcc
The sequence above is a segment of the Chionomys nivalis chromosome X, mChiNiv1.1, whole genome shotgun sequence genome. Coding sequences within it:
- the Plp1 gene encoding myelin proteolipid protein isoform X1, with amino-acid sequence MGLLECCARCLVGAPFASLVATGLCFFGVALFCGCGHEALTGTEKLIETYFSKNYQDYEYLINVIHAFQYVIYGTASFFFLYGALLLAEGFYTTGAVRQIFGDYKTTICGKGLSATVTGGQKGRGSRGQHQAHSLERVCHCLGKWLGHPDKFVGITYALTVVWLLVFACSAVPVYIYFNTWTTCQSIAFPSKTSASIGTLCADARMYGVLPWNAFPGKVCGSNLLSICKTAEFQMTFHLFIAAFVGAAATLVSLLTFMIAATYNFAVLKLMGRGTKF